One genomic segment of Caldimonas brevitalea includes these proteins:
- a CDS encoding alpha/beta hydrolase domain-containing protein: MQDSWTPTHKALAGVALTIAAAAPGVSKATTPLPSITGPLPVTPTSYPFGAADHTLRPEKLKQHGYVEEEFFASGTANVYSWPAPGPAVVRTPDAPYTTRVLVRRPAKGRKFSGNVVVELLNPSNLFDLNIGWGLSGDHFMRNGDVWVGITVKPVSVVALQRFNPARYASLSFANPLPLDDPRNCTVTAADTVRTTENGLVWDIYSQVGAWLKSQHPSNPLRESAGFRVDKLYGFGYSQTGGYLYNYINAIHPLETQRNHGVPLYDGYVVAVAGGAFVGAVPMNQCEAAPPVGDPRRQFSHVGVPIIHIMSQSDYLPGLSARRPDSDTYTDRYRHYEMAGAGHATPDELYSAAAPDDIVAAGRPVPPMACNEGPRSRFPSGLHFNAVWQNLDLWVRRGIAPPRAEPIEVVHGQPVLDLFGNVVGGLRSPYVDVPTSTWNGTSTGASFCFIAGHELPFDAARLRQLYHHEHVYRWKVADSVQRLLRERFITAPDAAAVLKESKRVKFR, encoded by the coding sequence ATGCAGGACAGCTGGACACCCACTCATAAAGCGCTCGCCGGCGTCGCCCTCACGATTGCGGCCGCAGCGCCCGGCGTTTCGAAGGCCACGACACCTTTGCCGAGCATCACCGGCCCCCTCCCGGTCACGCCGACGTCTTATCCCTTCGGGGCCGCCGACCACACGCTGCGACCCGAGAAACTCAAGCAGCACGGTTATGTCGAAGAAGAGTTCTTCGCCAGCGGCACAGCGAATGTCTACAGCTGGCCGGCGCCCGGCCCAGCGGTGGTGCGCACCCCCGATGCGCCGTACACCACGCGCGTGCTGGTGCGCCGCCCGGCCAAGGGCCGCAAGTTCAGCGGCAATGTTGTCGTCGAGTTGCTCAACCCGTCCAACTTGTTCGACTTGAACATCGGCTGGGGCTTGTCGGGCGATCACTTCATGCGCAACGGTGACGTCTGGGTCGGCATCACCGTCAAGCCGGTGTCGGTGGTGGCGCTGCAGCGCTTCAACCCCGCCCGGTATGCGTCCCTGTCGTTCGCCAACCCACTGCCGCTGGACGACCCGCGCAACTGCACCGTGACCGCGGCCGACACCGTGCGCACGACCGAGAACGGCCTGGTCTGGGACATCTACAGCCAGGTCGGCGCGTGGCTGAAGAGCCAGCACCCGAGCAACCCCTTGCGCGAGAGCGCCGGCTTTCGCGTCGACAAGCTCTACGGCTTCGGCTATTCGCAGACCGGCGGCTACCTCTACAACTACATCAACGCCATCCATCCCCTCGAGACGCAGCGCAACCACGGCGTGCCGCTCTACGACGGCTACGTGGTGGCGGTGGCCGGCGGCGCCTTTGTCGGCGCCGTGCCGATGAACCAGTGCGAGGCGGCCCCGCCCGTCGGCGATCCGCGCCGGCAGTTCTCCCATGTGGGCGTGCCCATCATCCACATCATGTCGCAGTCCGATTACCTGCCGGGCCTGAGTGCCCGCCGTCCCGACAGCGACACGTACACCGACCGCTACCGCCATTACGAAATGGCCGGTGCCGGCCATGCAACGCCGGATGAGTTGTACAGCGCGGCAGCGCCGGACGACATCGTCGCGGCGGGCCGCCCGGTGCCGCCGATGGCGTGCAACGAAGGGCCGCGCAGCCGCTTCCCGTCCGGCCTGCACTTCAATGCCGTGTGGCAGAACCTCGACCTGTGGGTGCGCCGCGGCATCGCGCCACCGCGCGCCGAGCCGATCGAAGTGGTCCATGGCCAGCCGGTGCTGGACCTGTTCGGCAACGTCGTCGGCGGGCTGCGCTCACCTTATGTCGACGTGCCGACCAGCACCTGGAACGGCACCTCCACCGGCGCCAGCTTCTGCTTCATCGCCGGCCATGAGCTGCCCTTCGACGCGGCCCGGCTGCGCCAGCTGTACCACCACGAGCATGTGTACCGCTGGAAGGTCGCCGACAGCGTGCAGCGTTTGCTGCGCGAGCGCTTCATCACCGCCCCCGATGCAGCGGCGGTGTTGAAAGAGAGCAAGCGCGTGAAGTTCCGCTGA
- a CDS encoding helix-turn-helix domain-containing protein, with translation MAPHLDITEVARRTGVPASTLRFYEEKGLIASVGRRGLRRLFDAGVLERLALIALGRAAGFTLDEIALMFTSDGRPRIDREALAAKAEQLDRMIRQLGAMRDGLRHAAACPAPSHLECPTFRRLLSAAASGVLGARRERALLPAHEAPAISAINKRPR, from the coding sequence ATGGCACCACATCTGGACATCACCGAGGTCGCGCGGCGCACCGGCGTGCCGGCGTCGACCTTGCGGTTCTACGAAGAGAAGGGACTGATCGCCTCGGTCGGGCGGCGCGGCCTGCGCAGGCTGTTCGATGCGGGAGTGCTCGAACGGCTGGCACTGATCGCGCTGGGCCGCGCCGCGGGTTTCACGCTCGACGAGATCGCGCTGATGTTCACGTCCGACGGGCGGCCCCGCATCGACCGCGAGGCCCTCGCGGCGAAGGCCGAGCAACTCGACCGGATGATCCGCCAGCTGGGCGCGATGCGCGACGGCCTGCGGCACGCTGCCGCCTGTCCGGCTCCGAGCCACCTGGAATGCCCGACGTTTCGGCGTTTGCTCAGCGCCGCGGCATCGGGGGTCTTGGGCGCGAGACGGGAGCGGGCGTTGTTGCCCGCTCACGAGGCGCCCGCGATATCTGCGATAAACAAAAGACCGCGCTGA
- a CDS encoding glycosyl hydrolase — MKAFMYRWVAVVALLSLAACNGGSSDDDASQANDEASTDVSVSGDLRPERSSPRPGGAGKEETNGNAPTEGVTPVTNPGGKLLTRSNFETPFEGQAPGWHVNYWGSPLPEYQIDREARASNVHSGSGALRFRVTRRDSGDAHLAFRFGFRSGKTYRVAMYLKSSVPTSAVVQLRRDAEPWDAFGAKTVQLTGQWQRVELQGTYEWDEGGSVRVIAKTDDVDIFVDDMSLSEVAKATARPEGLSLPAEGGQAVRYTTVASSDLEGNYVNTAAGWTVNYWGLPLPDWSVGRETRPGYVYAGKSSQRFRVDSEGGGDVHLTYGYGFAHGRTYRATLYLRADRDAKVVLQMRRDAHPWDAFATKTVTANTTWQKVEITGTYPGAVAGTLRISLKTHGVNVYLDNFKLDDVERNEMAPVSSAPVPDTLFGLHVNKLGNHFNWPALGHRIVRLWNTGTTWRALEPVNNAWDFTGSAGKRLDLYVDYVKNNDPDAAILYTLGQTPQWASTTPRVKGLYGDGASGAPAHLEDWRDYVRTLARRYAGKIRYWELWNEPDFEPHYNGSMATMVEMARIAREEIKAADPANQLVSPGVTTGQGMRWLDNFLAAGGGKHVDVVGFHWYFDTEPEKLAARIENVRRLMANHGIGDKPLWNTEGSPGCDSLLYQCKSFVPTAEQKRSVTARALMVMWAKGVSSFSYYFWERSDSLASLVKSDFQTPTEQAQAYAEAVRWMRGARMVDAYTVDEKVYVFRMSRGGESYVILWSTEPGTVVNLPGTWSFSRYKTLTASHDTIPASRQLRVGLEPVLLYP, encoded by the coding sequence ATGAAAGCGTTCATGTATCGCTGGGTGGCGGTTGTCGCCCTGTTGAGCCTCGCTGCCTGCAACGGCGGATCGTCAGATGACGACGCATCGCAAGCCAACGACGAGGCGTCTACCGATGTTTCCGTTTCGGGCGACCTCCGTCCGGAGCGGTCCTCACCGCGCCCCGGTGGTGCGGGCAAAGAAGAAACAAACGGCAACGCGCCGACCGAAGGCGTCACGCCGGTGACGAATCCGGGCGGCAAGTTGCTGACCCGGTCAAATTTTGAAACGCCTTTCGAAGGGCAGGCGCCCGGGTGGCATGTGAACTACTGGGGCAGCCCGCTGCCCGAGTACCAAATCGACCGCGAGGCCCGGGCCAGCAACGTCCACAGCGGCAGCGGAGCGCTGCGTTTTCGCGTCACGCGGCGCGACTCGGGCGACGCCCACCTGGCTTTCCGCTTCGGCTTCCGCAGCGGCAAGACCTATCGGGTGGCGATGTATCTCAAGTCGAGCGTCCCGACCAGCGCGGTGGTGCAACTGCGCCGTGACGCCGAGCCCTGGGATGCGTTCGGCGCCAAGACGGTGCAACTGACCGGGCAGTGGCAGCGTGTCGAGCTGCAGGGCACCTACGAATGGGACGAAGGCGGTTCGGTGCGCGTGATCGCCAAGACGGACGACGTTGACATCTTCGTCGACGACATGTCGCTCAGCGAAGTGGCCAAGGCGACGGCCCGTCCGGAAGGCCTGAGCCTGCCGGCGGAAGGGGGCCAGGCGGTGCGTTACACCACGGTCGCCTCGTCTGACCTCGAAGGCAATTACGTCAACACCGCGGCGGGCTGGACCGTCAACTACTGGGGCCTGCCGCTGCCGGACTGGAGTGTCGGCCGCGAAACCCGCCCCGGCTATGTGTATGCGGGGAAGTCGTCGCAGCGCTTCCGGGTCGACAGCGAGGGCGGCGGCGACGTCCACCTCACCTACGGCTACGGCTTCGCCCACGGCCGCACCTACCGCGCGACGCTGTACCTGCGCGCCGACCGCGACGCCAAGGTGGTCCTGCAGATGCGCCGTGACGCCCATCCCTGGGACGCCTTTGCCACCAAGACCGTGACGGCCAACACCACCTGGCAGAAGGTCGAGATCACCGGCACCTATCCGGGCGCGGTGGCCGGCACCTTGCGCATCTCGCTGAAGACGCACGGCGTCAACGTCTACCTCGACAACTTCAAGCTGGACGACGTCGAGCGCAATGAAATGGCGCCGGTGAGTTCGGCGCCGGTGCCCGACACGCTGTTCGGCCTGCACGTGAACAAGCTGGGGAACCACTTCAACTGGCCGGCCCTGGGCCACCGCATCGTGCGTCTGTGGAACACGGGCACCACCTGGCGCGCGCTCGAGCCGGTCAACAACGCCTGGGACTTCACCGGCTCGGCCGGCAAGCGGCTCGACCTCTACGTCGACTACGTCAAGAACAACGACCCCGACGCGGCCATCCTCTACACGCTCGGCCAGACGCCGCAGTGGGCCTCCACCACGCCCCGCGTGAAGGGCCTCTACGGCGATGGCGCATCGGGCGCACCGGCGCACCTCGAAGACTGGCGCGACTACGTCCGCACCCTGGCGCGCCGCTACGCCGGCAAGATCCGCTACTGGGAGTTGTGGAACGAGCCTGACTTCGAACCGCACTACAACGGCTCGATGGCCACCATGGTCGAGATGGCGCGCATCGCCCGCGAGGAAATCAAGGCGGCCGACCCGGCCAACCAGCTGGTGTCGCCGGGCGTCACCACCGGGCAGGGCATGCGCTGGCTCGACAACTTCCTGGCGGCGGGCGGTGGCAAGCATGTCGACGTGGTCGGCTTCCACTGGTATTTCGACACCGAGCCCGAAAAGCTGGCGGCCCGGATCGAGAACGTCCGACGCCTGATGGCGAACCACGGCATCGGCGACAAACCGTTGTGGAACACCGAAGGCTCGCCAGGCTGTGACTCGCTGCTGTACCAATGCAAGAGCTTCGTGCCCACGGCCGAGCAGAAGCGTTCGGTGACGGCGCGTGCCCTGATGGTGATGTGGGCCAAGGGCGTCAGCAGCTTCAGCTACTACTTCTGGGAGCGTTCGGATTCGCTCGCGTCGCTGGTCAAGTCCGACTTCCAGACGCCCACCGAGCAGGCCCAGGCCTATGCCGAGGCGGTGCGCTGGATGCGCGGCGCGCGCATGGTCGACGCCTACACCGTGGACGAGAAGGTGTATGTGTTCCGCATGAGCCGCGGCGGCGAGTCCTATGTGATCCTGTGGTCGACCGAGCCGGGCACGGTCGTGAACCTGCCGGGCACCTGGAGCTTCAGCCGCTACAAGACGCTGACCGCCTCGCACGACACGATCCCGGCGTCGCGCCAGCTCCGCGTCGGCCTCGAGCCGGTGCTGTTGTATCCCTGA
- a CDS encoding SDR family oxidoreductase: MAPASKANGPAGVVLRDAVVLVTGANRGLGRAFVVGLRAAGAKKIYAAARDAASLEPDGVEPLALDVTCADDIATAVQRCPDLTLLINNAGITRGSSLLAPDAIAAARAEFETNVVGPWALSRAFAPVLAANGGGAIVNVLSVLSWLNLPVAGTYSLSKAAAWSLTNGLRNELRAQGTRVLGVHMAFIDTDMARNVPGPKLPPQEVVRQTLEALAGGRDEVLADELTRRVQQGLSAQTPVYLAEPPRPQAAQA, translated from the coding sequence ATGGCGCCGGCCTCGAAGGCGAATGGGCCCGCCGGTGTGGTGCTGCGCGACGCCGTGGTGCTGGTCACCGGCGCCAACCGCGGGCTGGGGCGCGCGTTTGTCGTCGGGCTGCGTGCGGCCGGCGCGAAGAAGATCTACGCGGCCGCCCGCGATGCCGCTTCGTTGGAGCCCGACGGTGTCGAGCCGCTCGCACTCGACGTCACCTGTGCCGACGACATCGCGACCGCGGTGCAGCGCTGCCCCGACCTCACGCTGCTGATCAACAACGCCGGCATCACCCGGGGCTCGTCACTGCTCGCACCCGATGCCATTGCGGCCGCGCGCGCGGAATTCGAAACCAACGTGGTGGGCCCGTGGGCCCTGAGCCGCGCCTTCGCGCCGGTGCTGGCTGCGAACGGCGGCGGTGCGATCGTCAACGTGCTGTCGGTGCTGAGCTGGCTCAACCTGCCGGTCGCCGGTACCTACAGCTTGTCGAAGGCAGCGGCGTGGTCGCTGACCAATGGCCTGCGCAACGAACTGCGCGCACAGGGCACCCGGGTGCTGGGCGTGCACATGGCGTTCATCGACACCGACATGGCGCGCAACGTGCCGGGCCCCAAGCTGCCCCCGCAGGAGGTGGTGCGGCAGACGCTGGAAGCGCTGGCCGGCGGGCGCGACGAAGTGCTGGCCGACGAGCTGACGCGCCGGGTCCAGCAAGGGCTGTCGGCGCAGACCCCCGTCTATCTCGCTGAGCCGCCGCGTCCGCAGGCGGCGCAGGCCTGA
- a CDS encoding cold-shock protein — MTTQTGTVKWFNEGKGFGFITPDDGGKDLFAHFSEIQGSGFKTLNESQRVTFEVTQGQKGPQASNIRPA; from the coding sequence ATGACGACTCAAACCGGCACCGTGAAATGGTTCAACGAAGGCAAAGGCTTCGGCTTCATCACGCCTGACGACGGCGGCAAAGACCTGTTTGCCCATTTCAGCGAGATCCAAGGCTCCGGCTTCAAGACGCTGAACGAAAGCCAGCGTGTGACGTTCGAGGTCACGCAGGGCCAGAAGGGCCCCCAGGCTTCGAACATCCGTCCGGCCTGA
- a CDS encoding class I SAM-dependent methyltransferase, whose product MDTPLPLDDEQTRLWNGHAGHAWVRSQALLDCMFQPFEDLLVDAVGAAAATRVLDVGCGTGSTTLAIARRLAMRGRCTGIDISAPMITAARDRADRARASARFLLANAQEHRFEPGGYDMVVSRFGVMFFDDPVRAFGNLRRASRDGAVLRFIAWRTAAENPFMTAAERAAAPLLPDLPARQPDAPGQFAFADPHRVHHILSDSGWDEIDLQPIDVPCSFPASGLDEYLTQLGPVGVALQRTTEPLHAQVVQAVRAAFDPYLHGTDVRFTAACWTVGAKASPAWTPAQAPGNV is encoded by the coding sequence ATGGACACGCCCCTCCCCCTCGACGACGAACAAACGCGACTGTGGAACGGCCACGCCGGCCATGCCTGGGTGCGGTCCCAGGCCTTGCTGGACTGCATGTTCCAGCCCTTCGAAGACCTGCTGGTCGACGCCGTTGGCGCGGCCGCTGCGACCCGGGTGCTCGACGTGGGCTGCGGCACCGGCAGCACGACGCTCGCCATCGCCCGGCGACTGGCGATGCGGGGCCGTTGCACCGGCATCGACATCTCGGCGCCGATGATCACCGCGGCGCGCGACCGGGCCGATCGGGCGCGCGCGTCGGCCCGCTTTCTCCTGGCCAACGCGCAGGAGCACCGGTTCGAGCCGGGCGGCTACGACATGGTCGTCTCGCGTTTCGGGGTGATGTTCTTCGACGATCCGGTCCGCGCCTTCGGCAACCTGCGTCGCGCCAGCCGGGACGGGGCAGTGCTGCGTTTCATCGCCTGGCGCACTGCGGCCGAAAATCCGTTCATGACAGCTGCTGAGCGGGCGGCCGCGCCGCTGCTGCCCGATCTGCCCGCGCGCCAGCCGGACGCGCCCGGACAATTTGCATTCGCCGATCCGCATCGGGTCCATCACATCCTGAGCGACAGCGGCTGGGACGAGATCGACCTCCAGCCCATCGACGTGCCCTGCAGCTTCCCGGCCAGCGGGCTGGACGAATACCTGACCCAGCTGGGCCCGGTGGGCGTGGCCTTGCAGCGCACCACCGAGCCGCTGCACGCGCAGGTGGTGCAGGCGGTGCGCGCCGCCTTCGATCCTTATCTACACGGCACCGATGTGCGTTTCACCGCGGCCTGCTGGACGGTCGGTGCGAAAGCGTCACCGGCGTGGACGCCGGCTCAGGCGCCGGGCAACGTGTAG
- a CDS encoding TetR/AcrR family transcriptional regulator: MIIYITLIIYTVKQAIDMQESDEMRVTREQAALNRERVLAAAARLFRERGFDGVGVADLMKSAGLTHGGFYGQFGSKEALMEQACTRAFDVSLERWRRLIEEGGDAPLAALTRVYLSPLHRDHPGEGCALAALGTEAARQGPGLRKAFTEGTRALVDLMTALVPGRAKAVKRQRALATFAAMVGALVIARAVDDEALSQEVLEAVSVSVNPPAQG; this comes from the coding sequence ATGATTATTTATATTACGCTCATCATCTATACTGTCAAGCAAGCCATCGACATGCAGGAGTCCGACGAGATGCGAGTGACCCGTGAACAAGCGGCGTTGAACCGCGAACGTGTGCTGGCAGCGGCCGCGCGTCTGTTCCGCGAGCGGGGCTTCGACGGCGTCGGCGTGGCCGACCTGATGAAGAGCGCCGGCCTGACCCACGGTGGCTTCTATGGCCAGTTCGGCTCGAAGGAAGCGCTGATGGAGCAGGCCTGCACCCGGGCCTTCGACGTCTCGCTGGAGCGTTGGCGACGGTTGATCGAGGAGGGGGGCGACGCCCCTTTGGCGGCGTTGACGCGCGTCTATCTGTCACCGCTGCACCGCGACCATCCCGGTGAAGGGTGTGCGCTGGCGGCCTTGGGGACCGAAGCTGCGCGCCAGGGGCCGGGCCTGCGAAAGGCGTTCACCGAGGGCACGCGCGCCCTGGTCGACCTGATGACGGCCCTGGTGCCCGGGCGCGCCAAGGCCGTCAAGCGCCAACGCGCACTCGCCACCTTCGCCGCGATGGTGGGAGCCCTCGTGATCGCACGCGCGGTGGACGACGAAGCGCTGTCACAAGAGGTGCTGGAGGCGGTGTCGGTGTCGGTCAACCCGCCGGCGCAGGGATAA
- a CDS encoding thiolase family protein: MQAVIAAYARSPFHFAKKGALAAVRPDTLAAQVVRGLLARADLDPALIEDVILGCAYPEAAQGNNLARVVGLLAGLPHHVGGVTVNRFCGSSMQAVHMAAAQIEAGMGDAFLCVGVESMTMVPQGGFNFSPNPELLRRTDAYLPMGDTGENVAERWQVSRADQEALALQSHQKASAAREQGRLDAEIVPIVLESGETVAADGCIRPATSLEALAGLKPAFRPDGVVTAGTSSPLTDGAAAVLVTRDSFAARHRLTPLARVAAFASVGVDPAVMGIGPVPATRKALSRAALGVGDLDVVEINEAFASQAIACLRELELDLGRVNLDGGALAIGHPLGATGARITGKAAALLAREGGRYALATQCIGGGQGIATVLERV, translated from the coding sequence ATGCAAGCCGTCATCGCCGCCTACGCGCGTTCTCCCTTCCATTTCGCCAAGAAAGGCGCCCTCGCTGCAGTGCGTCCAGACACGCTGGCGGCCCAGGTGGTGCGCGGACTGCTCGCACGCGCCGACCTCGACCCGGCCTTGATCGAAGACGTCATCCTCGGGTGCGCCTACCCCGAGGCGGCACAGGGCAACAACCTCGCGCGTGTGGTCGGCCTGCTGGCGGGGTTGCCGCATCACGTCGGCGGGGTGACGGTGAACCGCTTTTGCGGGTCGTCGATGCAGGCGGTGCACATGGCCGCGGCCCAGATCGAGGCCGGCATGGGCGACGCGTTCCTGTGTGTGGGCGTGGAGTCGATGACCATGGTTCCGCAAGGCGGCTTCAACTTCTCGCCCAACCCGGAGTTGCTGCGCCGGACCGATGCGTATCTGCCGATGGGCGACACTGGCGAGAACGTCGCCGAGCGGTGGCAGGTGTCGCGCGCCGACCAGGAAGCGCTGGCGCTGCAGTCGCACCAGAAGGCGAGCGCCGCGCGCGAGCAGGGCCGGCTCGATGCCGAGATCGTGCCCATCGTGCTCGAGTCCGGTGAGACGGTGGCCGCCGACGGTTGCATCCGGCCGGCCACCTCACTCGAGGCGCTGGCGGGCCTCAAGCCGGCCTTCAGGCCCGACGGTGTGGTGACCGCTGGCACGTCGTCGCCGTTGACCGACGGCGCTGCCGCGGTGCTGGTCACCCGCGACAGCTTCGCGGCACGCCACCGGCTGACACCGTTGGCCCGCGTCGCGGCGTTCGCCAGCGTTGGCGTCGACCCCGCCGTGATGGGCATCGGCCCGGTGCCGGCGACGCGCAAGGCGCTCTCGCGCGCCGCGCTCGGTGTCGGCGACCTCGACGTGGTCGAGATCAACGAAGCCTTCGCCTCGCAGGCCATCGCCTGCCTGCGTGAACTCGAGCTGGACCTCGGCCGCGTGAATCTGGATGGTGGTGCGCTCGCCATCGGCCATCCGCTCGGCGCCACCGGCGCCCGCATCACCGGCAAGGCGGCGGCGCTGCTGGCGCGTGAAGGCGGCCGTTATGCCCTGGCGACCCAATGTATCGGCGGCGGGCAGGGCATCGCCACCGTGCTGGAGCGCGTGTGA
- a CDS encoding LysR family transcriptional regulator, whose protein sequence is MDRFQAMQVFSKVAEHRSFARAAEQLDLPRATVTSAVQQLETQLGVRLLQRTTRRVSLTEEGVSYLERCQRVLEELAEAEHLFSTRVQPQGVVRLDLPERLGRFSVIPALPEFLARHPGLQLRLSTSDRFVDPVGEGIDCVVRVGTLRDSSLVARRVGTLEQINLASCAYLERHGRPRSPDDLADHWAVNYFSSRTGRDLDWEYEQDGEVRSLKLRSRVSVSNSDAYLACCVAGLGLIQAPRDGVRELLDTGVLEEVLPRWRPQALPVSVIYAHHRHLSPRVRCFVEWVSEVLAAALARA, encoded by the coding sequence ATGGATCGATTCCAGGCCATGCAGGTGTTCAGCAAGGTCGCCGAACACCGCAGCTTCGCGCGCGCGGCCGAGCAGCTCGACCTGCCGCGCGCCACCGTGACCAGCGCGGTGCAGCAGCTCGAAACCCAGCTCGGCGTGCGCCTGCTGCAGCGCACCACCCGCCGCGTCTCGCTGACCGAGGAGGGCGTGAGCTACCTCGAACGCTGCCAGCGGGTGCTCGAGGAGCTGGCCGAGGCCGAACACCTGTTCTCGACGCGTGTGCAGCCCCAAGGGGTGGTGCGCCTCGACCTACCCGAGCGGCTCGGCCGTTTCAGCGTCATCCCGGCCTTGCCCGAATTCCTGGCGCGCCACCCCGGCCTGCAGCTGCGCCTGAGCACCTCGGACCGTTTTGTCGACCCGGTCGGCGAGGGCATCGACTGTGTGGTGCGGGTCGGGACACTGCGCGATTCCAGCCTGGTGGCGCGCCGTGTCGGCACGCTCGAACAGATCAACCTCGCGTCGTGCGCCTATCTCGAACGCCACGGCCGCCCGCGCAGCCCCGACGACCTGGCCGACCATTGGGCCGTCAACTACTTCTCCAGCCGCACCGGGCGCGATCTCGATTGGGAATACGAGCAGGACGGCGAGGTGCGCTCGCTCAAGCTGCGCAGCCGCGTCTCGGTGAGCAACTCGGACGCCTACCTGGCCTGTTGTGTCGCGGGCCTGGGTCTGATCCAGGCGCCGCGCGACGGCGTGCGTGAGCTGCTCGACACCGGCGTGCTCGAAGAAGTGCTGCCGCGCTGGCGTCCGCAGGCGCTGCCGGTGTCGGTGATCTATGCGCACCACCGCCACCTGTCGCCGCGCGTGCGGTGTTTCGTGGAATGGGTGAGCGAGGTGCTGGCCGCAGCGCTGGCCCGCGCTTGA
- a CDS encoding M23 family metallopeptidase — protein sequence MIRSARRRRLPQPLSRPIPFALALLLWSGTTAQAAECTPRGESRRDPNTGQSWGQVWQCGSDSGATLYAGPQDTTPVGTLQTRSSWFACYRRGERHAGGNDVWYYTQGDVAAPGWESRKAWGYVPAVKVSTTTDPYPGIPECRPDMWQARKNVSDPNTGKSWSTVWYANNDGAARLYREANSNTHIGYLDSTTSYFVCHTRGATHAGGNNVWYYTQGDRSTPGHEARRGWGYLPAVNTWTRQDPYDSIPPCDGAAPPSPPPPPQPGPYVLPLPLDAFNRAIGALGHAHWGDNYWAIDLMVPVGTPVYSVSAGKVSNYSQGSCGNGLTVLGDDGLSYLYCHGDRYAGVQPGQRVTAGQLILYSGNTGQSGAPHLHLEIKRWNGDWGASPSYCSQRFLRAIHQGQPQSPVNFPAQGDCRAP from the coding sequence GTGATCCGTTCCGCTCGACGCCGACGGCTGCCGCAGCCGCTCAGCCGCCCCATCCCGTTCGCCCTGGCCCTGCTGTTGTGGTCCGGCACCACCGCCCAGGCCGCCGAATGCACGCCGCGCGGCGAGTCGCGGCGCGACCCCAACACAGGCCAAAGCTGGGGCCAGGTCTGGCAGTGCGGCAGCGACAGTGGCGCAACGCTGTACGCCGGCCCGCAGGACACGACGCCCGTCGGCACCTTGCAGACACGATCCAGCTGGTTCGCTTGCTACCGCCGCGGGGAACGACATGCCGGTGGCAACGATGTCTGGTACTACACGCAGGGTGATGTCGCGGCCCCCGGCTGGGAATCGCGCAAGGCCTGGGGCTATGTGCCCGCGGTGAAGGTGTCGACCACCACCGACCCGTACCCCGGTATCCCCGAGTGCCGGCCCGACATGTGGCAGGCCCGGAAGAACGTGTCCGACCCGAACACCGGCAAGAGCTGGTCGACGGTCTGGTATGCCAACAACGACGGCGCGGCACGGCTGTACCGCGAGGCCAACAGCAACACCCATATCGGCTACCTCGACAGCACGACGAGCTACTTCGTCTGCCACACCCGAGGGGCGACGCACGCCGGCGGCAACAACGTCTGGTACTACACCCAGGGCGACCGCAGCACACCCGGCCATGAAGCTCGACGGGGCTGGGGCTATCTGCCCGCGGTGAACACCTGGACCCGGCAGGACCCCTACGACAGCATCCCACCGTGCGACGGCGCCGCGCCGCCCTCGCCACCCCCGCCGCCACAACCCGGCCCCTACGTGCTGCCGCTGCCGCTGGACGCCTTCAACCGCGCCATCGGTGCGCTCGGCCATGCGCACTGGGGCGACAACTACTGGGCCATCGACCTGATGGTGCCGGTCGGCACGCCGGTCTATTCGGTGAGTGCCGGCAAGGTCAGCAACTACTCGCAGGGCAGCTGCGGCAACGGCCTCACCGTGCTGGGCGACGACGGCCTGTCCTATCTCTATTGCCATGGCGACCGCTACGCCGGTGTGCAACCGGGGCAACGCGTGACGGCTGGCCAGCTGATCCTGTATTCAGGCAATACCGGTCAATCGGGCGCACCGCATCTGCACCTCGAGATCAAGCGCTGGAACGGCGACTGGGGTGCGTCGCCCAGCTACTGCAGCCAGCGCTTCCTGCGGGCCATCCACCAGGGCCAGCCGCAAAGCCCGGTGAACTTCCCGGCCCAGGGCGACTGCCGGGCGCCTTGA